One genomic segment of Macaca fascicularis isolate 582-1 chromosome 19, T2T-MFA8v1.1 includes these proteins:
- the ARHGAP33 gene encoding rho GTPase-activating protein 33 isoform X1, translating into MVARSTDSLDGPGEGSVQPLPTAGGPSVKGKPGKRLSAPRGPFPRLADCAHFHYENVDFGHIQLLLSPDREGPSLSGENELVFGVQVTCQGRSWPVLRSYDDFRSLDAHLHRCIFDRRFSCLPELPPPPEGARAAQMLVPLLLQYLETLSGLVDSNLNCGPVLTWMELDNHGRRLLLSEEASLNIPAVAAAHVIKRYTAQAPDELSFEVGDIVSVIDMPPTEDRSWWRGKRGFQVGFFPSECVELFTERPGPGLKAADADGPPCGIPAPQGISSLTSAVPRPRGKLAGLLRTFMRSRPSRQRLRQRGILRQRVFGCDLGEHLSNSGQDVPQVLRCCSEFIEAHGVVDGIYRLSGVSSNIQRLRHEFDSERIPELSGPAFLQDIHSVSSLCKLYFRELPNPLLTYQLYGKFSEAMSVPGEEERLVRVHDVIQQLPPPHYRTLEYLLRHLARMARHSANTSMHARNLAIVWAPNLLRSMELESVGMGGAAAFREVRVQSVVVEFLLTHVDVLFSDTFTSAGLDPAGRCLLPRPKSLAGSCPSTRLLTLEEAQARTQGRLGMPTEPTTPKTPASPVERRKGERGEKQRKPGGSSWKTFFALGRGPSVPRKKPLPWLGGTRAPPQPSGGRPDTVTLRSAKSEESLSSQASGAGLQRLHRLRRPHSSSDAFPVGPAPAGSCESLSSSSSSESSSSESSSSSSESSAAGLGALSGSPSHRTSAWLDDGDELDFSPPRCLEGLRGLDFDPLTFRCSSPTPGDPAPPASPAPPAPASAFPPRVTPQAISPRGPTSPASPAALDISEPLAVSVPPAVLELLGAGGAPASATPTPALSPGRSLRPHLIPLLLRGAEAPLTDACQQEMYSKLRGAQGPLGPDMESPLPPPPLSLLRPGGAPPPPPKNPARLMALALAERAQQVAEQQSQQECGGTPPAPRSPFRRSLSLEVGGEPPGTSGSGPPPNSLAHPSVWVPGPPSYLPRQQSDGSLLRSQRPMGTSRRGLRGPAQVSAQLKAGGGGRDAPEAAAQSPCSVPSQVPTPGFFSPAPRECLPPFLGVPKPGLYPLGPPSFQPSSPAPVWRSSLGPPAPLDRGENLYYEIGAGEGSPYSGPTRSWSPFRSMPPDRLNASYGMLGQSPPLHRSPDLVLSYPPAPSCFPPDHLGYSGPQHPARRPTPPEPLYVNLALGPRGPSPASSSSSSPPAHPRSRSDPGPPVPRLPQKQRAPWGPRTPHRVPGPWGPPEPLLLYRAAPPAYGRGGELHRGSLYRNGGQRGEGAGPPPPYPTPSWSLHSEGQTRSYC; encoded by the exons GCACGCAGCACTGACAGCCTGGATGGCCCAGGGGAGGGCTCGGTACAGCCCCTACCCACCGCTGGGGGGCCCAGTGTGAAGGGGAAGCCTGGGAAGAG gctctcAGCTCCTCGAGGCCCCTTCCCGCGGCTGGCTGACTGTGCCCATTTCCACTACGAGAACGTCGACTTTGGCCACATTCAG CTCCTGCTGTCTCCAGACCGTGAAGGGCCCAGCCTCTCTGGAGAGAATGAGCTGGTGTTCGGGGTGCAGGTGACCTGTCAG GGCCGTTCCTGGCCGGTTCTCCGGAGTTACGATGACTTTCGTTCCCTGGATGCCCACCTCCACCGGTGCATATTTGACCGGAGGTTCTCCTGCCTTCCGGAGCTTCCCCCGCCCCCCGAGGGTGCCAGGGCTGCCCAG ATGCTGGTGCCACTGCTACTGCAGTACCTGGAGACCCTGTCAGGACTGGTGGACAGTAACCTCAACTGCGGGCCTGTGCTCACCTGGATGGAG CTGGACAATCACGGCCGGCGACTGCTCCTCAGTGAGGAGGCGTCACTCAATATCCCTGCAGTGGCGGCCGCCCACGTGATCAAACGGTACACGGCCCAGGCACCAGATGAGCTGTCCTTTGAG GTGGGAGACATTGTCTCGGTGATCGACATGCCACCCACGGAGGATCGGAGCTGGTGGCGGGGCAAGCGAGGCTTCCAG GTTGGGTTCTTCCCCAGTGAATGTGTGGAACTCTTCACAGAGCGACCAGGTCCGGGCCTGAAGGCGG CAGATGCCGATGGCCCCCCATGTGGCATCCCGGCTCCCCAGGGTATCTCgtctctgacctcag CTGTGCCGCGGCCTCGTGGGAAGCTGGCCGGCCTGCTCCGCACCTTCATGCGCTCCCGCCCTTCTCGGCAGCGGCTGCGGCAGCGGGGAATCCTGCGACAGAGGGTGTTTGGCTGCGATCTTGGCGAACACCTCAGCAACTCAGGCCAGGATG TGCCCCAGGTGCTGCGCTGCTGCTCCGAGTTCATTGAGGCCCACGGGGTGGTGGATGGGATCTACCGGCTATCAGGCGTGTCTTCCAACATCCAGAGGCTTCG GCATGAGTTTGACAGCGAGAGGATCCCAGAGCTGTCTGGCCCCGCCTTCCTGCAGGACATCCACAGCGTGTCCTCCCTCTGCAAGCTCTACTTCCGAGAACTTCCGAACCCTCTGCTCACCTACCAGCTCTATGGGAAATTCAGT GAGGCCATGTCAGTGCCTGGGGAGGAGGAGCGTCTGGTGCGGGTACACGATGTCATCCAGCAGCTGCCCCCGCCACATTACAG GACCCTGGAGTACCTGCTGAGGCACCTGGCCCGCATGGCGAGACACAGTGCTAACACCAGCATGCATGCCCGCAACCTGGCCATTGTCTGGGCACCCAACCTGCTACG GTCCATGGAGCTGGAGTCAGTGGGAATGGGTGGTGCCGCGGCGTTCCGGGAAGTGCGGGTGCAGTCGGTGGTGGTGGAGTTTCTGCTCACCCACGTGGACGTCCTGTTCAGCGACACCTTCACCTCCGCTGGCCTGGACCCTGCAG GCCGATGCCTGCTCCCCAGGCCCAAGTCCCTCGCGGGCAGCTGCCCCTCCACCCGCCTGCTGACGCTGGAGGAAGCCCAGGCGCGCACGCAGGGCCGGCTGGGGATGCCCACAGAGCCCACAACTCCCAAGACCCCCGCCTCACCTGTGGAAAG gaggaaaggggagagaggggagaaacAGCGGAAGCCAGGGGGCAGCAGCTGGAAGACGTTCTTTGCACTGGGCCGGGGCCCCAGTGTCCCTCGAAAGAAGCCCCTGCCCTGGCTGGGGGGCACCCGCGCCCCACCGCAGCCTTCAG GCGGCAGACCCGACACCGTCACACTGAGATCTGCCAAGAGCGAGGAGTCTCTGTCATCGCAGGCCAGCGGGGCTG GCCTCCAGAGGCTGCACAGGCTGCGGCGACCCCACTCCAGCAGCGACGCTTTCCCCGTGGGCCCAGCACCTGCTGGCTCCTGCGAGAGCCtgtcctcgtcctcctcctctgAGTCCTCCTCCTCGGAGTCCTCCTCTTCATCCTCTGAGTCCTCAGCAGCTGGGCTGGGGGCACTCTCTGGGTCCCCCTCACACCGTACCTCAGCCTGGCTAGATGATGGTGATGAGCTGGACTTCAGCCCACCCCGCTGCCTGGAGGGACTCCGGGGGCTGGACTTTGATCCCTTAACCTTCCGCTGCAGCAGCCCCACCCCAGGGGATCCCGCACCTCCCGCCAGCCCAGCACCCCccgcccctgcctctgccttcccacCCAGGGTGACCCCCCAGGCCATCTCGCCCCGAGGGCCTACCAGCCCTGCCTCGCCCGCTGCCCTGGACATCTCAGAGCCCCTGGCTGTATCAGTGCCACCCGCTGTCCTAGaactgctgggggctgggggagcacctgcctcagccaccccaacACCAGCTCTCAGCCCTGGCCGGAGCCTGCGCCCCCATCTCATACCCCTGCTGCTGCGTGGAGCCGAGGCCCCGCTGACTGATGCCTGCCAGCAGGAGATGTACAGCAAGCTCCGGGGAGCTCAGGGCCCACTGG GTCCTGATATGGAGTCACCATTGCCaccccctcccctgtctctcctGCGCCCTGGGGGtgccccacccccgccccccaagAACCCAGCGCGCctcatggccctggccctggctgaGCGGGCTCAGCAGGTGGCCGAGCAACAGAGCCAGCAGGAGTGTGGGGGCACCCCACCTGCTCCCCGATCCCCCTTCCGCCGGTCGCTGTCtctggaggtgggtggggagcCCCCGGGGACCTCAGGGAGTGGGCCACCTCCCAACTCCCTAGCCCATCCGAGTGTCTGGGTCCCGGGACCCCCATCCTACTTACCAAGGCAACAAAGTGATGGGAGCCTGCTGAGGAGCCAGCGGCCCATGGGGACCTCAAGGAGGGGACTCCGAGGCCCTGCCCAGGTCAGTGCCCAGCTCAAGGCAGGTGGGGGGGGCAGGGATGCGCCAGAGGCAGCAGCCCAGTCCCCATGTTCTGTCCCCTCACAGGTTCCTACCCCCGGCTtcttctccccagcccccagggaGTGCCTGCCACCCTTCCTCGGGGTCCCCAAGCCAGGCTTGTACCCCCTGGGCCCCCCATCCTTCCAGCCCAGTTCCCCAGCCCCGGTCTGGAGGAGCTCCCTGGGCCCCCCTGCACCACTCGACAGGGGAGAGAACCTGTACTATGAGATCGGGGCAGGTGAGGGGTCCCCCTATTCTGGCCCTACCCGCTCCTGGAGTCCCTTTCGCTCCATGCCCCCCGACAGGCTCAATGCCTCCTATGGCATGCTTGGCCAATCGCCCCCACTCCACAGGTCCCCCGACTTAGTGCTCAGCTACCCGCCAGCCCCTTCCTGCTTTCCCCCTGACCACCTTGGCTACTCAGGCCCCCAGCACCCTGCTCGGCGCCCCACACCGCCTGAGCCCCTCTACGTCAACCTAGCCCTAGGGCCCAGAGGTCCCtcacctgcctcttcctcctcctcttcccctcctgcccacccccGAAGCCGTTCAGATCCCGGTCCCCCAGTCCCCCGCCTTCCCCAGAAACAACGGGCACCCTGGGGCCCCCGTACCCCTCATAGGGTGCCGGGTCCCTGGGGCCCCCCTGAGCCTCTCCTGCTCTACAGGGCAGCCCCGCCAGCCTATGGAAGGGGGGGCGAGCTCCACCGAGGGTCCTTGTACAGAAATGGAGGGCAAAGAGGGGAGGGGGCTGGTCCCCCACCCCCTTACCCCACTCCCAGCTGGTCCCTCCACTCTGAGGGCCAGACCCGAAGCTACTGCTGA
- the ARHGAP33 gene encoding rho GTPase-activating protein 33 isoform X2 — MVARSTDSLDGPGEGSVQPLPTAGGPSVKGKPGKRLSAPRGPFPRLADCAHFHYENVDFGHIQLLLSPDREGPSLSGENELVFGVQVTCQGRSWPVLRSYDDFRSLDAHLHRCIFDRRFSCLPELPPPPEGARAAQMLVPLLLQYLETLSGLVDSNLNCGPVLTWMELDNHGRRLLLSEEASLNIPAVAAAHVIKRYTAQAPDELSFEVGDIVSVIDMPPTEDRSWWRGKRGFQVGFFPSECVELFTERPGPGLKADADGPPCGIPAPQGISSLTSAVPRPRGKLAGLLRTFMRSRPSRQRLRQRGILRQRVFGCDLGEHLSNSGQDVPQVLRCCSEFIEAHGVVDGIYRLSGVSSNIQRLRHEFDSERIPELSGPAFLQDIHSVSSLCKLYFRELPNPLLTYQLYGKFSEAMSVPGEEERLVRVHDVIQQLPPPHYRTLEYLLRHLARMARHSANTSMHARNLAIVWAPNLLRSMELESVGMGGAAAFREVRVQSVVVEFLLTHVDVLFSDTFTSAGLDPAGRCLLPRPKSLAGSCPSTRLLTLEEAQARTQGRLGMPTEPTTPKTPASPVERRKGERGEKQRKPGGSSWKTFFALGRGPSVPRKKPLPWLGGTRAPPQPSGGRPDTVTLRSAKSEESLSSQASGAGLQRLHRLRRPHSSSDAFPVGPAPAGSCESLSSSSSSESSSSESSSSSSESSAAGLGALSGSPSHRTSAWLDDGDELDFSPPRCLEGLRGLDFDPLTFRCSSPTPGDPAPPASPAPPAPASAFPPRVTPQAISPRGPTSPASPAALDISEPLAVSVPPAVLELLGAGGAPASATPTPALSPGRSLRPHLIPLLLRGAEAPLTDACQQEMYSKLRGAQGPLGPDMESPLPPPPLSLLRPGGAPPPPPKNPARLMALALAERAQQVAEQQSQQECGGTPPAPRSPFRRSLSLEVGGEPPGTSGSGPPPNSLAHPSVWVPGPPSYLPRQQSDGSLLRSQRPMGTSRRGLRGPAQVSAQLKAGGGGRDAPEAAAQSPCSVPSQVPTPGFFSPAPRECLPPFLGVPKPGLYPLGPPSFQPSSPAPVWRSSLGPPAPLDRGENLYYEIGAGEGSPYSGPTRSWSPFRSMPPDRLNASYGMLGQSPPLHRSPDLVLSYPPAPSCFPPDHLGYSGPQHPARRPTPPEPLYVNLALGPRGPSPASSSSSSPPAHPRSRSDPGPPVPRLPQKQRAPWGPRTPHRVPGPWGPPEPLLLYRAAPPAYGRGGELHRGSLYRNGGQRGEGAGPPPPYPTPSWSLHSEGQTRSYC; from the exons GCACGCAGCACTGACAGCCTGGATGGCCCAGGGGAGGGCTCGGTACAGCCCCTACCCACCGCTGGGGGGCCCAGTGTGAAGGGGAAGCCTGGGAAGAG gctctcAGCTCCTCGAGGCCCCTTCCCGCGGCTGGCTGACTGTGCCCATTTCCACTACGAGAACGTCGACTTTGGCCACATTCAG CTCCTGCTGTCTCCAGACCGTGAAGGGCCCAGCCTCTCTGGAGAGAATGAGCTGGTGTTCGGGGTGCAGGTGACCTGTCAG GGCCGTTCCTGGCCGGTTCTCCGGAGTTACGATGACTTTCGTTCCCTGGATGCCCACCTCCACCGGTGCATATTTGACCGGAGGTTCTCCTGCCTTCCGGAGCTTCCCCCGCCCCCCGAGGGTGCCAGGGCTGCCCAG ATGCTGGTGCCACTGCTACTGCAGTACCTGGAGACCCTGTCAGGACTGGTGGACAGTAACCTCAACTGCGGGCCTGTGCTCACCTGGATGGAG CTGGACAATCACGGCCGGCGACTGCTCCTCAGTGAGGAGGCGTCACTCAATATCCCTGCAGTGGCGGCCGCCCACGTGATCAAACGGTACACGGCCCAGGCACCAGATGAGCTGTCCTTTGAG GTGGGAGACATTGTCTCGGTGATCGACATGCCACCCACGGAGGATCGGAGCTGGTGGCGGGGCAAGCGAGGCTTCCAG GTTGGGTTCTTCCCCAGTGAATGTGTGGAACTCTTCACAGAGCGACCAGGTCCGGGCCTGAAGGCGG ATGCCGATGGCCCCCCATGTGGCATCCCGGCTCCCCAGGGTATCTCgtctctgacctcag CTGTGCCGCGGCCTCGTGGGAAGCTGGCCGGCCTGCTCCGCACCTTCATGCGCTCCCGCCCTTCTCGGCAGCGGCTGCGGCAGCGGGGAATCCTGCGACAGAGGGTGTTTGGCTGCGATCTTGGCGAACACCTCAGCAACTCAGGCCAGGATG TGCCCCAGGTGCTGCGCTGCTGCTCCGAGTTCATTGAGGCCCACGGGGTGGTGGATGGGATCTACCGGCTATCAGGCGTGTCTTCCAACATCCAGAGGCTTCG GCATGAGTTTGACAGCGAGAGGATCCCAGAGCTGTCTGGCCCCGCCTTCCTGCAGGACATCCACAGCGTGTCCTCCCTCTGCAAGCTCTACTTCCGAGAACTTCCGAACCCTCTGCTCACCTACCAGCTCTATGGGAAATTCAGT GAGGCCATGTCAGTGCCTGGGGAGGAGGAGCGTCTGGTGCGGGTACACGATGTCATCCAGCAGCTGCCCCCGCCACATTACAG GACCCTGGAGTACCTGCTGAGGCACCTGGCCCGCATGGCGAGACACAGTGCTAACACCAGCATGCATGCCCGCAACCTGGCCATTGTCTGGGCACCCAACCTGCTACG GTCCATGGAGCTGGAGTCAGTGGGAATGGGTGGTGCCGCGGCGTTCCGGGAAGTGCGGGTGCAGTCGGTGGTGGTGGAGTTTCTGCTCACCCACGTGGACGTCCTGTTCAGCGACACCTTCACCTCCGCTGGCCTGGACCCTGCAG GCCGATGCCTGCTCCCCAGGCCCAAGTCCCTCGCGGGCAGCTGCCCCTCCACCCGCCTGCTGACGCTGGAGGAAGCCCAGGCGCGCACGCAGGGCCGGCTGGGGATGCCCACAGAGCCCACAACTCCCAAGACCCCCGCCTCACCTGTGGAAAG gaggaaaggggagagaggggagaaacAGCGGAAGCCAGGGGGCAGCAGCTGGAAGACGTTCTTTGCACTGGGCCGGGGCCCCAGTGTCCCTCGAAAGAAGCCCCTGCCCTGGCTGGGGGGCACCCGCGCCCCACCGCAGCCTTCAG GCGGCAGACCCGACACCGTCACACTGAGATCTGCCAAGAGCGAGGAGTCTCTGTCATCGCAGGCCAGCGGGGCTG GCCTCCAGAGGCTGCACAGGCTGCGGCGACCCCACTCCAGCAGCGACGCTTTCCCCGTGGGCCCAGCACCTGCTGGCTCCTGCGAGAGCCtgtcctcgtcctcctcctctgAGTCCTCCTCCTCGGAGTCCTCCTCTTCATCCTCTGAGTCCTCAGCAGCTGGGCTGGGGGCACTCTCTGGGTCCCCCTCACACCGTACCTCAGCCTGGCTAGATGATGGTGATGAGCTGGACTTCAGCCCACCCCGCTGCCTGGAGGGACTCCGGGGGCTGGACTTTGATCCCTTAACCTTCCGCTGCAGCAGCCCCACCCCAGGGGATCCCGCACCTCCCGCCAGCCCAGCACCCCccgcccctgcctctgccttcccacCCAGGGTGACCCCCCAGGCCATCTCGCCCCGAGGGCCTACCAGCCCTGCCTCGCCCGCTGCCCTGGACATCTCAGAGCCCCTGGCTGTATCAGTGCCACCCGCTGTCCTAGaactgctgggggctgggggagcacctgcctcagccaccccaacACCAGCTCTCAGCCCTGGCCGGAGCCTGCGCCCCCATCTCATACCCCTGCTGCTGCGTGGAGCCGAGGCCCCGCTGACTGATGCCTGCCAGCAGGAGATGTACAGCAAGCTCCGGGGAGCTCAGGGCCCACTGG GTCCTGATATGGAGTCACCATTGCCaccccctcccctgtctctcctGCGCCCTGGGGGtgccccacccccgccccccaagAACCCAGCGCGCctcatggccctggccctggctgaGCGGGCTCAGCAGGTGGCCGAGCAACAGAGCCAGCAGGAGTGTGGGGGCACCCCACCTGCTCCCCGATCCCCCTTCCGCCGGTCGCTGTCtctggaggtgggtggggagcCCCCGGGGACCTCAGGGAGTGGGCCACCTCCCAACTCCCTAGCCCATCCGAGTGTCTGGGTCCCGGGACCCCCATCCTACTTACCAAGGCAACAAAGTGATGGGAGCCTGCTGAGGAGCCAGCGGCCCATGGGGACCTCAAGGAGGGGACTCCGAGGCCCTGCCCAGGTCAGTGCCCAGCTCAAGGCAGGTGGGGGGGGCAGGGATGCGCCAGAGGCAGCAGCCCAGTCCCCATGTTCTGTCCCCTCACAGGTTCCTACCCCCGGCTtcttctccccagcccccagggaGTGCCTGCCACCCTTCCTCGGGGTCCCCAAGCCAGGCTTGTACCCCCTGGGCCCCCCATCCTTCCAGCCCAGTTCCCCAGCCCCGGTCTGGAGGAGCTCCCTGGGCCCCCCTGCACCACTCGACAGGGGAGAGAACCTGTACTATGAGATCGGGGCAGGTGAGGGGTCCCCCTATTCTGGCCCTACCCGCTCCTGGAGTCCCTTTCGCTCCATGCCCCCCGACAGGCTCAATGCCTCCTATGGCATGCTTGGCCAATCGCCCCCACTCCACAGGTCCCCCGACTTAGTGCTCAGCTACCCGCCAGCCCCTTCCTGCTTTCCCCCTGACCACCTTGGCTACTCAGGCCCCCAGCACCCTGCTCGGCGCCCCACACCGCCTGAGCCCCTCTACGTCAACCTAGCCCTAGGGCCCAGAGGTCCCtcacctgcctcttcctcctcctcttcccctcctgcccacccccGAAGCCGTTCAGATCCCGGTCCCCCAGTCCCCCGCCTTCCCCAGAAACAACGGGCACCCTGGGGCCCCCGTACCCCTCATAGGGTGCCGGGTCCCTGGGGCCCCCCTGAGCCTCTCCTGCTCTACAGGGCAGCCCCGCCAGCCTATGGAAGGGGGGGCGAGCTCCACCGAGGGTCCTTGTACAGAAATGGAGGGCAAAGAGGGGAGGGGGCTGGTCCCCCACCCCCTTACCCCACTCCCAGCTGGTCCCTCCACTCTGAGGGCCAGACCCGAAGCTACTGCTGA
- the ARHGAP33 gene encoding rho GTPase-activating protein 33 isoform X5 encodes MLVPLLLQYLETLSGLVDSNLNCGPVLTWMELDNHGRRLLLSEEASLNIPAVAAAHVIKRYTAQAPDELSFEVGDIVSVIDMPPTEDRSWWRGKRGFQVGFFPSECVELFTERPGPGLKAADADGPPCGIPAPQGISSLTSAVPRPRGKLAGLLRTFMRSRPSRQRLRQRGILRQRVFGCDLGEHLSNSGQDVPQVLRCCSEFIEAHGVVDGIYRLSGVSSNIQRLRHEFDSERIPELSGPAFLQDIHSVSSLCKLYFRELPNPLLTYQLYGKFSEAMSVPGEEERLVRVHDVIQQLPPPHYRTLEYLLRHLARMARHSANTSMHARNLAIVWAPNLLRSMELESVGMGGAAAFREVRVQSVVVEFLLTHVDVLFSDTFTSAGLDPAGRCLLPRPKSLAGSCPSTRLLTLEEAQARTQGRLGMPTEPTTPKTPASPVERRKGERGEKQRKPGGSSWKTFFALGRGPSVPRKKPLPWLGGTRAPPQPSGGRPDTVTLRSAKSEESLSSQASGAGLQRLHRLRRPHSSSDAFPVGPAPAGSCESLSSSSSSESSSSESSSSSSESSAAGLGALSGSPSHRTSAWLDDGDELDFSPPRCLEGLRGLDFDPLTFRCSSPTPGDPAPPASPAPPAPASAFPPRVTPQAISPRGPTSPASPAALDISEPLAVSVPPAVLELLGAGGAPASATPTPALSPGRSLRPHLIPLLLRGAEAPLTDACQQEMYSKLRGAQGPLGPDMESPLPPPPLSLLRPGGAPPPPPKNPARLMALALAERAQQVAEQQSQQECGGTPPAPRSPFRRSLSLEVGGEPPGTSGSGPPPNSLAHPSVWVPGPPSYLPRQQSDGSLLRSQRPMGTSRRGLRGPAQPPGSACHPSSGSPSQACTPWAPHPSSPVPQPRSGGAPWAPLHHSTGERTCTMRSGQVRGPPILALPAPGVPFAPCPPTGSMPPMACLANRPHSTGPPT; translated from the exons ATGCTGGTGCCACTGCTACTGCAGTACCTGGAGACCCTGTCAGGACTGGTGGACAGTAACCTCAACTGCGGGCCTGTGCTCACCTGGATGGAG CTGGACAATCACGGCCGGCGACTGCTCCTCAGTGAGGAGGCGTCACTCAATATCCCTGCAGTGGCGGCCGCCCACGTGATCAAACGGTACACGGCCCAGGCACCAGATGAGCTGTCCTTTGAG GTGGGAGACATTGTCTCGGTGATCGACATGCCACCCACGGAGGATCGGAGCTGGTGGCGGGGCAAGCGAGGCTTCCAG GTTGGGTTCTTCCCCAGTGAATGTGTGGAACTCTTCACAGAGCGACCAGGTCCGGGCCTGAAGGCGG CAGATGCCGATGGCCCCCCATGTGGCATCCCGGCTCCCCAGGGTATCTCgtctctgacctcag CTGTGCCGCGGCCTCGTGGGAAGCTGGCCGGCCTGCTCCGCACCTTCATGCGCTCCCGCCCTTCTCGGCAGCGGCTGCGGCAGCGGGGAATCCTGCGACAGAGGGTGTTTGGCTGCGATCTTGGCGAACACCTCAGCAACTCAGGCCAGGATG TGCCCCAGGTGCTGCGCTGCTGCTCCGAGTTCATTGAGGCCCACGGGGTGGTGGATGGGATCTACCGGCTATCAGGCGTGTCTTCCAACATCCAGAGGCTTCG GCATGAGTTTGACAGCGAGAGGATCCCAGAGCTGTCTGGCCCCGCCTTCCTGCAGGACATCCACAGCGTGTCCTCCCTCTGCAAGCTCTACTTCCGAGAACTTCCGAACCCTCTGCTCACCTACCAGCTCTATGGGAAATTCAGT GAGGCCATGTCAGTGCCTGGGGAGGAGGAGCGTCTGGTGCGGGTACACGATGTCATCCAGCAGCTGCCCCCGCCACATTACAG GACCCTGGAGTACCTGCTGAGGCACCTGGCCCGCATGGCGAGACACAGTGCTAACACCAGCATGCATGCCCGCAACCTGGCCATTGTCTGGGCACCCAACCTGCTACG GTCCATGGAGCTGGAGTCAGTGGGAATGGGTGGTGCCGCGGCGTTCCGGGAAGTGCGGGTGCAGTCGGTGGTGGTGGAGTTTCTGCTCACCCACGTGGACGTCCTGTTCAGCGACACCTTCACCTCCGCTGGCCTGGACCCTGCAG GCCGATGCCTGCTCCCCAGGCCCAAGTCCCTCGCGGGCAGCTGCCCCTCCACCCGCCTGCTGACGCTGGAGGAAGCCCAGGCGCGCACGCAGGGCCGGCTGGGGATGCCCACAGAGCCCACAACTCCCAAGACCCCCGCCTCACCTGTGGAAAG gaggaaaggggagagaggggagaaacAGCGGAAGCCAGGGGGCAGCAGCTGGAAGACGTTCTTTGCACTGGGCCGGGGCCCCAGTGTCCCTCGAAAGAAGCCCCTGCCCTGGCTGGGGGGCACCCGCGCCCCACCGCAGCCTTCAG GCGGCAGACCCGACACCGTCACACTGAGATCTGCCAAGAGCGAGGAGTCTCTGTCATCGCAGGCCAGCGGGGCTG GCCTCCAGAGGCTGCACAGGCTGCGGCGACCCCACTCCAGCAGCGACGCTTTCCCCGTGGGCCCAGCACCTGCTGGCTCCTGCGAGAGCCtgtcctcgtcctcctcctctgAGTCCTCCTCCTCGGAGTCCTCCTCTTCATCCTCTGAGTCCTCAGCAGCTGGGCTGGGGGCACTCTCTGGGTCCCCCTCACACCGTACCTCAGCCTGGCTAGATGATGGTGATGAGCTGGACTTCAGCCCACCCCGCTGCCTGGAGGGACTCCGGGGGCTGGACTTTGATCCCTTAACCTTCCGCTGCAGCAGCCCCACCCCAGGGGATCCCGCACCTCCCGCCAGCCCAGCACCCCccgcccctgcctctgccttcccacCCAGGGTGACCCCCCAGGCCATCTCGCCCCGAGGGCCTACCAGCCCTGCCTCGCCCGCTGCCCTGGACATCTCAGAGCCCCTGGCTGTATCAGTGCCACCCGCTGTCCTAGaactgctgggggctgggggagcacctgcctcagccaccccaacACCAGCTCTCAGCCCTGGCCGGAGCCTGCGCCCCCATCTCATACCCCTGCTGCTGCGTGGAGCCGAGGCCCCGCTGACTGATGCCTGCCAGCAGGAGATGTACAGCAAGCTCCGGGGAGCTCAGGGCCCACTGG GTCCTGATATGGAGTCACCATTGCCaccccctcccctgtctctcctGCGCCCTGGGGGtgccccacccccgccccccaagAACCCAGCGCGCctcatggccctggccctggctgaGCGGGCTCAGCAGGTGGCCGAGCAACAGAGCCAGCAGGAGTGTGGGGGCACCCCACCTGCTCCCCGATCCCCCTTCCGCCGGTCGCTGTCtctggaggtgggtggggagcCCCCGGGGACCTCAGGGAGTGGGCCACCTCCCAACTCCCTAGCCCATCCGAGTGTCTGGGTCCCGGGACCCCCATCCTACTTACCAAGGCAACAAAGTGATGGGAGCCTGCTGAGGAGCCAGCGGCCCATGGGGACCTCAAGGAGGGGACTCCGAGGCCCTGCCCAG cccccagggaGTGCCTGCCACCCTTCCTCGGGGTCCCCAAGCCAGGCTTGTACCCCCTGGGCCCCCCATCCTTCCAGCCCAGTTCCCCAGCCCCGGTCTGGAGGAGCTCCCTGGGCCCCCCTGCACCACTCGACAGGGGAGAGAACCTGTACTATGAGATCGGGGCAGGTGAGGGGTCCCCCTATTCTGGCCCTACCCGCTCCTGGAGTCCCTTTCGCTCCATGCCCCCCGACAGGCTCAATGCCTCCTATGGCATGCTTGGCCAATCGCCCCCACTCCACAGGTCCCCCGACTTAG